From one Shewanella sp. GD04112 genomic stretch:
- a CDS encoding glycine betaine ABC transporter substrate-binding protein, giving the protein MAQIDPKRRQLLQTRSLAGVTSSNLVSLGAIAMNLPNMKQVNQAEHGQTAHVLKSAQRIQLGVTDLSFHRVTAAVVAHVMRLMGKEVEISYALHEANFSRLKLGQIDMLCSAWLPHSHGVYQQQVETQIATRALGLHYEPYALWGVPDYVPEDAVSRIEDLLKPEVKQRIQLIIQGIGEGAGITRFSKNIMREYQLTAAGYQFRTGTQADCVTAFESAVSVNEWVVVPLWHPQFLHHQYAIRELKDVKGLLGGKDRAVLLAREDRLTEHFTPEQIAVLDKITLSNQIVAELDYGVNRLGLSEDQVASHFLTNNPAMLATWLAPLLTQMMQEVAL; this is encoded by the coding sequence ATGGCTCAAATCGACCCTAAGCGCAGGCAACTGTTACAGACGCGAAGTTTGGCAGGCGTTACCTCATCCAATCTAGTTTCCCTTGGAGCGATAGCGATGAATTTACCGAATATGAAACAAGTTAATCAGGCTGAGCATGGCCAAACTGCGCATGTGTTGAAATCAGCGCAGCGCATCCAGTTAGGAGTTACAGACTTAAGTTTTCATCGAGTCACGGCGGCTGTGGTTGCCCACGTGATGCGACTGATGGGCAAAGAGGTTGAAATAAGCTATGCGCTGCACGAGGCAAATTTTAGTCGGCTCAAGCTTGGGCAGATAGATATGCTGTGTTCGGCTTGGTTGCCCCATAGCCATGGGGTATATCAGCAGCAGGTTGAGACCCAAATCGCGACGCGAGCCTTAGGGCTGCATTACGAGCCCTATGCACTCTGGGGCGTACCAGATTATGTGCCCGAGGATGCGGTTTCTCGCATCGAAGATCTGCTTAAACCTGAGGTAAAACAACGGATACAGCTGATAATTCAAGGCATTGGTGAAGGGGCGGGTATTACCCGTTTCTCTAAAAATATCATGCGAGAATACCAATTAACCGCAGCGGGCTACCAGTTTAGAACGGGTACTCAAGCTGATTGTGTCACGGCATTTGAGTCGGCTGTGTCGGTAAACGAGTGGGTCGTCGTGCCACTCTGGCATCCACAATTTTTACATCACCAATATGCAATTCGTGAGCTTAAGGATGTTAAGGGATTACTTGGAGGTAAAGACAGAGCTGTGTTGCTTGCAAGGGAAGACAGGCTAACGGAGCACTTTACCCCTGAACAAATTGCCGTGTTGGATAAGATTACACTGTCTAATCAAATTGTGGCCGAGTTGGATTATGGCGTGAACCGCTTAGGATTAAGCGAAGATCAAGTAGCGTCTCACTTTTTAACCAATAATCCTGCGATGTTGGCAACGTGGTTAGCCCCGCTGCTGACACAGATGATGCAGGAGGTTGCGTTATGA
- a CDS encoding TIGR00266 family protein yields MSRRCHEVDYEIIGHSMQLVEVELDPQETVIAEAGAMNYLEQDISFEAKMGDGSEPESGFFGKLMGAGKRVLTGESIFMTHFTNLGHQKRKVAFAAPYPGTILAIDLAQYGGELICQKDSFLAAALGTRVSMKFNRRLGTGFFGGEGFILQSLQGDGMAFIHAGGTLVKKELKGETLRVDTGCLVGFTPGIDYDIERAGSLKSMVFGGEGLFLATLKGHGTVWLQSLPFSRMADRIIAHAPSAGGSDRGEGSVLGGLGRMLDGR; encoded by the coding sequence ATGTCTAGACGTTGCCATGAAGTGGACTATGAAATTATCGGCCACAGCATGCAGTTGGTTGAGGTGGAACTCGACCCGCAAGAGACTGTGATCGCCGAAGCCGGCGCGATGAATTATCTAGAGCAAGACATTAGCTTCGAGGCCAAAATGGGTGATGGCTCCGAGCCTGAATCTGGCTTTTTTGGCAAGTTGATGGGGGCAGGTAAACGTGTGCTGACGGGGGAAAGCATCTTTATGACGCACTTTACGAACCTCGGACATCAGAAACGTAAAGTGGCGTTTGCCGCGCCCTATCCAGGGACGATTTTGGCTATCGATCTCGCCCAATATGGCGGAGAGTTGATTTGTCAGAAAGATAGTTTTCTCGCTGCAGCCCTTGGAACTCGCGTTAGCATGAAGTTTAATCGCCGTTTAGGTACAGGCTTTTTTGGCGGTGAAGGGTTTATTCTGCAGAGTTTACAAGGCGATGGCATGGCGTTTATCCATGCGGGAGGCACTTTAGTTAAGAAAGAACTAAAAGGTGAAACCTTGCGTGTCGACACAGGTTGTTTGGTCGGTTTTACCCCGGGGATTGATTACGATATCGAGCGCGCAGGCTCGTTAAAATCGATGGTTTTTGGCGGTGAAGGGCTATTTTTAGCGACCTTAAAGGGCCATGGTACTGTGTGGTTACAGAGTCTGCCGTTCTCGCGAATGGCAGATCGCATAATTGCTCACGCCCCTTCTGCTGGCGGTAGCGACCGCGGTGAAGGTTCTGTCCTCGGCGGACTTGGCCGCATGCTCGACGGACGCTAA
- a CDS encoding Atu1372/SO_1960 family protein, protein MNQYYQPTPEVRLAEAGIILPEVANALGNYEPYVIVGSQLMTSGQFPYLNGVLMYKGQLGRDYTLLEGYAACRLAALNAIALLKQACGELSRIKQIYRLEGVLSVHESCVEHPQALDGASDLLLQVFGETGRHSRMIWTNPVMPLNSLCLVYLFAELHPD, encoded by the coding sequence ATGAATCAGTACTATCAACCCACGCCTGAGGTGAGGCTTGCAGAGGCGGGAATTATTTTGCCCGAAGTCGCCAATGCCTTGGGCAATTATGAACCCTATGTAATTGTTGGCTCGCAACTAATGACATCAGGGCAGTTCCCATACTTAAACGGTGTGCTGATGTATAAAGGACAACTTGGGCGCGACTATACCTTGCTTGAAGGCTATGCCGCCTGTCGGCTTGCGGCGCTCAATGCCATTGCTCTGCTTAAACAGGCGTGTGGTGAATTGTCGCGGATCAAGCAAATTTATCGCTTGGAGGGGGTATTAAGTGTCCACGAATCCTGTGTTGAACATCCCCAAGCATTAGATGGTGCTTCTGATTTGTTACTGCAAGTGTTTGGCGAGACTGGCCGACATAGCCGGATGATTTGGACTAATCCTGTGATGCCCTTAAACAGCTTATGTTTGGTGTATTTATTTGCCGAGTTACACCCAGACTAA
- a CDS encoding LysE family translocator translates to MPDFALLAVFIPTFFFVSITPGMCMTLAMTLGMSIGVRRTLWMMLGELVGVALVATAAVMGVASIMLNYPEVFQVFKWVGGIYLGYIGVQMWRARGKMAMLSDDDTNPRASNFTLISQGFITAIANPKGWAFMVSLLPPFINAEREVAPQLLALLSIIMVTEFTSMLAYASGGKSLRIFLSRGDNIRWLNRIAGSLMIGVGIWLAVS, encoded by the coding sequence ATGCCAGATTTTGCCTTACTCGCTGTGTTTATCCCGACTTTCTTCTTTGTTTCTATCACCCCCGGTATGTGTATGACACTCGCCATGACGCTTGGAATGAGCATAGGTGTGCGCCGTACCCTGTGGATGATGCTCGGCGAGCTTGTGGGTGTGGCCTTGGTCGCCACCGCAGCGGTTATGGGTGTGGCCAGCATCATGCTTAACTATCCTGAAGTCTTTCAGGTATTTAAATGGGTTGGCGGCATCTACTTAGGGTATATCGGTGTGCAGATGTGGCGCGCCCGCGGCAAAATGGCCATGCTCAGCGATGATGACACTAACCCAAGAGCCAGTAACTTCACGCTGATTTCACAGGGTTTTATTACCGCCATAGCGAACCCTAAGGGCTGGGCGTTTATGGTATCGCTCCTGCCGCCATTTATTAATGCCGAGCGCGAAGTCGCACCGCAGCTCCTTGCCCTCCTTAGCATTATCATGGTGACAGAATTTACTTCTATGTTGGCCTACGCCAGTGGCGGTAAGAGTCTGAGGATATTTTTAAGTCGCGGCGATAATATTCGTTGGTTAAATCGAATTGCCGGTAGCCTAATGATTGGCGTTGGCATTTGGTTAGCGGTGAGCTAA
- a CDS encoding diguanylate cyclase, which produces MKTLFTPFFPLRQSNTALLLAGILYWITGALGQTLFSLQPANITLIWLPSGVALVMLLMWGRKALALIFLGSFMLNIQGMVQETSLMLSIAHTAMAALIDMLAPAMSMYLLRRFLPLGTRSANDLMKFVIVAGIVPILGSSALLSGNLVLGGYIQPSEFWSMGQMFFFADILGIVLVYQLYAGWVEPNALKIDHKRHILLPLIGLPLFCLIGVRFDLGWLFYVIPPLLVVLSFEVTRFYLALFSSASMLFMILATAQGYGPFINPTPFQTNAEMMAFVLSSALTIFGVSLQRAQLRRTERDKQTAVQEALYDPLSGLLNRRGFMPQLVNLDTSTTSYSVAMLDLDNFKMINDTYGHSVGDRVIQLLAQLIHNHSRSHDIAARLGGEEFALVLRDIDAAQVQPVLERIRRSFAEMSIAAEEHTIYCTVSIGWVEYQHGIAGESLLHLADKALYQAKAKGKNTIVKYQA; this is translated from the coding sequence TTGAAGACATTGTTTACGCCATTTTTTCCACTACGACAGAGCAATACCGCGCTGTTATTGGCGGGTATCCTCTACTGGATTACGGGCGCTTTGGGACAAACATTATTTAGTTTACAGCCCGCGAATATCACTTTGATTTGGCTGCCATCGGGCGTGGCATTAGTCATGCTGTTGATGTGGGGACGTAAGGCATTAGCGCTAATCTTCCTTGGTAGTTTTATGCTGAATATCCAAGGGATGGTGCAGGAAACATCGCTGATGCTCTCGATAGCCCATACGGCGATGGCGGCCCTCATTGATATGCTCGCACCTGCTATGTCTATGTATTTGCTGCGACGTTTTTTGCCTCTGGGCACCCGCAGTGCGAACGACTTGATGAAATTTGTGATCGTGGCGGGCATAGTGCCTATTTTAGGTTCGAGTGCCTTACTATCGGGCAACTTAGTGCTGGGCGGCTATATTCAACCGAGTGAGTTTTGGAGTATGGGGCAAATGTTCTTTTTTGCCGATATTCTTGGGATAGTGTTGGTGTATCAGCTTTATGCGGGTTGGGTAGAACCTAATGCCCTGAAAATTGACCATAAACGGCATATTTTATTGCCACTGATTGGTTTGCCATTATTTTGCCTGATAGGCGTAAGATTCGATTTAGGCTGGTTGTTTTACGTTATCCCACCGCTGTTGGTCGTGCTCTCCTTTGAGGTGACCCGTTTTTACCTCGCGCTATTTAGTAGTGCCTCTATGTTGTTTATGATTTTAGCGACGGCACAGGGTTATGGCCCGTTTATTAATCCCACGCCGTTTCAAACCAATGCGGAGATGATGGCCTTTGTGTTGTCATCGGCATTGACGATATTTGGCGTGTCATTACAGCGGGCACAGCTGCGTCGAACCGAGAGAGATAAGCAGACTGCGGTGCAAGAGGCGCTTTACGATCCGCTCTCTGGTTTGTTAAACCGCCGCGGCTTTATGCCACAGCTGGTGAATCTGGATACATCAACGACGTCTTATTCGGTCGCTATGTTGGATCTCGATAACTTTAAGATGATTAACGACACCTATGGCCACAGCGTGGGCGATAGGGTCATCCAGCTGTTAGCGCAGCTGATACACAATCACAGCCGCAGCCACGATATTGCTGCGCGCCTAGGCGGTGAAGAGTTCGCCCTTGTGCTTAGGGATATTGATGCAGCGCAGGTGCAGCCTGTACTTGAGCGTATTAGAAGATCCTTTGCTGAGATGTCGATAGCGGCCGAGGAACACACAATTTACTGCACTGTGAGCATTGGCTGGGTGGAGTATCAGCATGGGATCGCTGGCGAGTCGTTGCTGCATTTGGCGGACAAGGCCTTGTATCAAGCCAAGGCAAAGGGCAAAAACACGATTGTAAAGTATCAAGCTTAA
- a CDS encoding L-dopachrome tautomerase-related protein, giving the protein MNLHTLRSSHKKLATSLLLMSQMLMAPQAMAQSSEQVIAQVQPEIFASLDGAVGGISFTSTDRLIFSYHPFYQPNIKVGELLANGKVTPFPNSDWQQCHDPQGKPKDPDTCLNWVLGLRTDNQDKVWLLDSGQAEPRIEPKLVAWDTLKNQLDRIIHLPFPVSLPESQHNDFVISSRHQAIIIADEGIATGPIGDKAALVVVDLTTGKSRRVLQGDNSVMPDLQRPLIIDNHSAQPKRIDVYVGADGIALDSAEHWLYFAPMNKDKVYRVAMEDLLNPVLSPQALSAKVKAYADKPNNGGLSIDTANNLYLTEVGERAIGIIPANTRQYQTYAYDKRMVWPDGVSFGKDGYLYSGAAQLPLSAALNHGKAENLPPYYIFRFKPLAAGVLGN; this is encoded by the coding sequence ATGAATCTACATACATTACGTTCAAGTCATAAGAAGTTGGCGACCAGTCTGTTATTAATGAGCCAAATGTTGATGGCTCCACAGGCGATGGCTCAGTCGAGTGAACAGGTGATCGCACAAGTTCAGCCTGAGATTTTTGCCAGTCTTGACGGCGCTGTTGGCGGCATTAGTTTTACCTCAACCGATAGGCTTATCTTTAGTTACCATCCTTTCTATCAACCTAATATCAAGGTGGGGGAACTGTTGGCTAACGGTAAGGTCACTCCCTTTCCGAACTCAGATTGGCAGCAATGTCATGATCCCCAAGGTAAACCCAAAGATCCCGATACCTGCTTGAATTGGGTTTTAGGGCTGCGCACCGACAATCAGGATAAAGTCTGGCTACTCGATTCCGGCCAAGCTGAGCCTCGAATCGAACCTAAGCTGGTGGCATGGGATACCCTTAAAAATCAGTTAGATCGGATTATTCATCTGCCTTTTCCCGTATCGCTCCCTGAGTCGCAGCACAATGACTTTGTGATTTCATCTCGCCATCAAGCCATCATTATCGCCGACGAAGGCATTGCGACGGGTCCTATCGGTGATAAGGCCGCCTTAGTTGTGGTAGATCTCACCACGGGTAAGAGTCGACGGGTATTGCAGGGGGATAACAGTGTGATGCCCGATTTGCAGCGGCCACTCATTATCGATAACCATAGCGCCCAACCTAAACGTATTGATGTCTATGTCGGTGCCGATGGTATTGCCCTAGATAGTGCAGAGCATTGGCTTTACTTTGCGCCAATGAACAAGGACAAAGTTTACCGCGTGGCAATGGAGGATTTACTCAATCCGGTTTTAAGCCCTCAAGCTTTATCAGCCAAGGTGAAAGCCTATGCCGACAAGCCCAACAACGGCGGCCTCAGTATTGATACGGCTAATAATCTTTACCTCACCGAAGTGGGCGAGCGCGCTATTGGCATCATCCCCGCGAACACGCGCCAGTATCAAACCTATGCATATGACAAACGTATGGTTTGGCCAGATGGCGTGAGCTTTGGCAAAGACGGCTACCTATATTCAGGCGCCGCCCAATTACCACTATCCGCCGCGTTAAATCATGGTAAAGCCGAAAACCTGCCGCCGTATTACATTTTTCGCTTTAAGCCCTTAGCCGCTGGCGTGCTAGGCAATTAA
- a CDS encoding LysR family transcriptional regulator: protein MRIDIDAFNVLQVLVEEGSFAKAAERLHKAQSAVSYQVKKLEEHLGVQLFSRDQYRAELTSEGRVILAEGQRLLQHLANIEHLASRFSEGWEPKLELVIDGALPMEPIMTALKRMAEHQIPTKIQLNMEFLGGVQHRFERDNADLMLVKDYRTGPYYHPQPLPAITSVLVTSASHPLAQQKHISLPELQQHVELTIEDSSPNKTYRDELQFGGDKVFYLSGFIMKKNALLKGLGFGWLPDFLVQEELLSGELVEVDFVGGSRYTFTPQLVSTLERPLGRAGKLFTELILEEFAKAGQFNGVGLG from the coding sequence ATGCGCATCGATATTGATGCTTTTAATGTGCTGCAAGTGCTGGTGGAAGAGGGCAGTTTTGCCAAGGCTGCCGAGCGCTTGCATAAGGCGCAATCGGCGGTCAGCTATCAGGTTAAAAAGTTGGAAGAGCACTTAGGTGTACAACTTTTTAGTCGGGATCAATACCGCGCCGAGCTGACGAGTGAAGGGCGGGTGATCTTGGCCGAGGGACAAAGACTGTTACAACACCTTGCCAATATTGAACATCTTGCCAGTCGTTTCAGTGAAGGTTGGGAGCCTAAGCTTGAGTTAGTGATCGATGGTGCCTTGCCGATGGAGCCGATTATGACGGCACTTAAACGGATGGCAGAGCATCAAATTCCGACAAAAATCCAGCTCAATATGGAGTTTCTCGGTGGTGTGCAGCATAGATTCGAGCGTGATAATGCGGATCTGATGTTGGTTAAAGACTACCGCACTGGCCCCTATTATCACCCACAGCCACTCCCTGCGATAACCAGTGTGCTGGTGACGAGCGCTTCACATCCGCTGGCTCAGCAAAAACACATCAGTCTGCCCGAGTTACAGCAACATGTTGAGCTGACCATCGAAGATTCTTCCCCCAATAAGACCTATCGAGATGAGCTGCAATTTGGCGGCGATAAAGTGTTTTATCTTTCAGGTTTTATTATGAAAAAGAACGCGTTATTAAAAGGTCTCGGTTTTGGTTGGCTGCCAGATTTTCTGGTGCAGGAGGAGTTATTGAGCGGTGAGCTTGTGGAGGTCGACTTTGTCGGTGGCAGTCGCTACACCTTTACTCCCCAGTTAGTGTCGACCCTTGAGCGCCCCTTGGGCCGTGCTGGCAAACTCTTTACCGAATTAATCCTAGAGGAATTTGCTAAAGCAGGGCAGTTTAACGGGGTGGGCTTAGGTTAA
- the hppD gene encoding 4-hydroxyphenylpyruvate dioxygenase, whose protein sequence is MASELNPLGLLGIEFTEFASPDSDFMHKVFIDFGFSLLKKAKNKDILYYKQNDINFLLNNEREGFSAEFAKSHGPAISSMGWRVEDASFAHRVAVERGAKAVADSAKDLPYPAIYGIGDSLIYFIDTFGADNNIYATDFEDLSEPVITQEKGFVEVDHLTNNVYKGTMEHWANFYKNIFGFTEVRYFDISGVQTALVSYALRSPDGSFCIPINEGKGNDKNQIDEYLKEYNGPGVQHLAFRSRDIVKSLDAMEGSSIQCLDIIPEYYDTIFDKVPQVTENRERIKHHQILVDGDESGYLLQIFTKNLFGPIFIEIIQRKNNLGFGEGNFTALFQSIERDQMRRGVL, encoded by the coding sequence ATGGCAAGCGAACTCAATCCACTGGGCTTACTCGGTATCGAATTTACCGAATTTGCCAGCCCCGACAGCGATTTTATGCACAAAGTGTTTATCGACTTTGGTTTTTCACTGCTGAAAAAAGCCAAGAATAAAGACATTTTGTACTACAAACAAAATGATATTAACTTCCTGCTTAACAATGAGCGCGAAGGGTTTTCGGCAGAATTTGCCAAATCCCACGGCCCTGCCATTAGCTCTATGGGTTGGCGTGTAGAAGATGCCAGCTTTGCTCACCGAGTGGCGGTGGAGCGCGGTGCTAAAGCCGTGGCCGATTCGGCCAAGGATCTGCCCTATCCTGCAATTTATGGTATTGGCGACAGCTTAATTTATTTTATCGATACCTTCGGTGCCGATAACAATATCTATGCAACTGACTTTGAAGACTTAAGCGAGCCAGTGATCACCCAAGAGAAAGGCTTTGTCGAAGTAGACCACTTAACCAATAACGTCTACAAAGGCACCATGGAACATTGGGCTAACTTCTACAAAAACATCTTTGGTTTTACCGAAGTGCGCTACTTCGACATCAGCGGCGTACAAACCGCACTGGTGTCTTACGCCCTGCGCTCACCCGATGGCAGTTTCTGTATCCCAATTAACGAAGGTAAAGGCAACGATAAGAACCAAATCGATGAATACCTGAAGGAATACAATGGTCCTGGCGTACAACACTTAGCCTTTAGAAGCCGTGATATCGTTAAATCCTTGGATGCGATGGAAGGCAGCTCGATCCAATGCTTGGATATTATTCCCGAATATTACGACACCATTTTCGATAAAGTCCCGCAAGTGACTGAAAACCGTGAGCGTATCAAGCATCACCAAATTTTGGTGGATGGCGACGAATCAGGCTATTTATTACAGATCTTCACTAAGAACCTGTTCGGCCCGATCTTTATCGAAATCATTCAACGTAAGAACAACTTAGGTTTTGGTGAAGGTAACTTTACCGCCCTGTTCCAATCGATTGAACGCGATCAAATGCGCCGCGGCGTGCTGTAA
- a CDS encoding sugar O-acetyltransferase, protein MTEKQKMLAGQPYKASDETLLAERMQAKLMCHRFNHADPTQLEARMAYLRELLVIPNCGHIEPNFFCDYGYNIQIGKQFYANHNLTILDVCQVVIGDHVMFGPNVLLSTATHPIEPSARLTTEYGKSIHIGHHVWLGGNVCVLPGVTIGDNCVIGAGSVVNKDIPANSVAVGNPCKVIKQIHDTV, encoded by the coding sequence ATGACAGAAAAGCAAAAAATGTTGGCGGGTCAACCCTATAAAGCTTCGGATGAAACCTTATTAGCCGAAAGAATGCAGGCTAAATTAATGTGTCATCGGTTTAATCATGCGGATCCTACTCAGCTTGAGGCGCGCATGGCGTATTTGCGGGAATTGCTGGTCATCCCGAATTGTGGCCATATCGAACCTAACTTCTTTTGTGATTACGGTTATAACATTCAAATCGGTAAGCAATTTTACGCTAACCATAACTTAACCATACTCGATGTTTGCCAAGTGGTCATTGGCGACCATGTGATGTTTGGTCCCAATGTGTTGCTCTCTACCGCGACCCATCCCATCGAGCCTAGCGCACGCCTCACCACTGAATATGGTAAGTCTATTCATATTGGTCACCATGTGTGGCTCGGCGGTAATGTCTGCGTGTTACCCGGCGTGACTATTGGCGATAACTGCGTGATTGGCGCGGGGAGTGTGGTCAATAAAGATATTCCCGCTAACAGTGTCGCAGTTGGTAATCCCTGCAAAGTCATAAAACAAATCCACGACACGGTTTAA
- a CDS encoding YbhB/YbcL family Raf kinase inhibitor-like protein, producing MKKRFPSAYIGHFLGHCALMTTGLLLNIPSANAVMPDAVPLFSLQSNLAPRAPIPAEYYWNQFGCSGANLAPTLTWEHAPKGTQSFAMTFYDKDAPTGSGFWHRVVYNIPSQINKLVGGIDGGELPTGAIEANTDLGHPGFFGPCPPKGREHRYVWTVHALDVAKLPIDANATPALVGF from the coding sequence ATGAAAAAACGATTTCCATCGGCCTATATTGGTCATTTTCTAGGTCATTGTGCATTAATGACGACAGGTTTGTTGCTGAATATTCCAAGTGCCAATGCTGTCATGCCTGATGCTGTGCCCCTATTTAGTTTACAGAGCAATCTCGCACCGAGAGCGCCCATACCCGCTGAATATTATTGGAATCAATTTGGCTGCTCTGGCGCCAATCTTGCCCCCACTTTAACTTGGGAACACGCTCCTAAGGGCACTCAAAGTTTTGCGATGACTTTTTATGATAAAGATGCCCCTACAGGGAGTGGTTTTTGGCATCGTGTGGTCTATAACATTCCATCGCAAATCAATAAATTGGTAGGAGGCATTGATGGCGGTGAATTACCTACAGGCGCCATTGAGGCGAATACGGATTTAGGTCACCCCGGATTTTTTGGACCTTGCCCGCCCAAAGGTCGTGAACATAGATATGTGTGGACTGTTCATGCTTTAGATGTGGCCAAGTTACCGATAGACGCCAATGCCACTCCAGCCCTAGTTGGATTTTAA
- a CDS encoding homogentisate 1,2-dioxygenase, translating to MPFYVKQGQVPHKRHIAFEKENGELYREELFSTHGFSNIYSNKYHHNMPTKALEVAPYRLGHGAQWEDSLVQNYKLDSRTADREGNFFSARNKIFYNNDVAIYTAKVTQDTPEFYRNAYADEVVFVHEGEGTLYSEYGTLEIKKWDYLVIPRGTTHQLKFNDYSNVRLFVIEAFSMVEVPKHFRNEYGQLLESAPYCERDLRTPVLQDAVVERGAFPLVCKFGDKYQLTTLEWHPFDLVGWDGCVYPWAFNITEYAPKVGKIHLPPSDHLVFTAHNFVVCNFVPRPYDFHERAIPAPYYHNNIDSDEVLYYVDGDFMSRTGIEAGYITLHQKGVAHGPQPGRTEASIGKKETYEYAVMVDTFAPLKLTEHVQNCMSKDYNRSWLEN from the coding sequence ATGCCATTTTATGTGAAACAAGGCCAAGTCCCCCATAAGCGCCATATCGCATTTGAGAAAGAAAACGGCGAGCTATACCGTGAGGAGCTGTTTTCAACCCATGGTTTTTCCAATATTTACTCGAATAAATATCATCACAATATGCCGACTAAGGCATTGGAAGTAGCACCCTACCGTCTCGGTCACGGTGCCCAATGGGAAGATTCATTAGTTCAAAACTACAAATTGGACTCTCGCACGGCCGATCGCGAAGGCAACTTCTTTAGCGCCCGCAACAAAATCTTTTATAACAATGATGTGGCCATTTATACCGCAAAAGTGACTCAAGACACGCCGGAGTTTTACCGCAATGCCTACGCCGATGAAGTGGTGTTTGTGCACGAAGGTGAAGGTACGCTCTACAGTGAATATGGCACCCTAGAGATTAAAAAATGGGACTACTTAGTGATCCCACGCGGCACCACACATCAGCTCAAATTCAACGATTACAGTAATGTGCGCTTATTTGTGATTGAAGCCTTTTCAATGGTGGAAGTGCCAAAGCATTTCCGTAATGAATACGGTCAGTTACTCGAGTCTGCGCCCTATTGTGAACGCGATCTGCGCACGCCCGTATTGCAAGATGCCGTGGTTGAACGTGGCGCTTTCCCGCTGGTATGTAAATTTGGTGATAAGTACCAACTGACCACCTTAGAGTGGCATCCCTTTGACCTTGTGGGTTGGGACGGCTGTGTTTACCCTTGGGCATTTAACATCACCGAATACGCACCTAAAGTCGGCAAAATTCACTTACCGCCTTCAGATCACTTAGTGTTTACCGCCCACAACTTTGTGGTGTGTAACTTTGTGCCGCGTCCTTATGACTTCCACGAGCGTGCCATTCCAGCACCTTACTATCACAACAATATTGATAGTGATGAAGTGCTGTACTACGTCGACGGCGACTTTATGAGTCGTACAGGAATTGAAGCCGGTTACATCACACTACATCAAAAAGGGGTGGCACACGGCCCACAACCCGGCCGCACCGAAGCCTCGATTGGCAAAAAAGAAACCTATGAATATGCAGTGATGGTGGACACCTTCGCCCCACTGAAATTAACCGAACATGTGCAAAATTGCATGAGTAAAGACTACAACCGCTCTTGGCTAGAAAACTAA
- a CDS encoding VOC family protein, with amino-acid sequence MNIVGLDHFTIRTPKLAETAAFFQDVLGLKQGWRPRFGFPGYWLYVAEKPVLHLVEVGSRALDAYLGESAAQFGSGRVDHLSFRGTDLAQMQQHLCRQKCEFRERIVPEIGEHQLFIEDPNGITVEMIFPYARDNAVVGVAMERLAIQPEDEV; translated from the coding sequence ATGAACATCGTTGGATTAGATCACTTTACGATCCGTACCCCAAAATTGGCGGAAACTGCTGCGTTTTTTCAAGATGTATTGGGGTTAAAACAGGGTTGGCGGCCTAGGTTTGGTTTTCCTGGGTATTGGCTCTATGTGGCAGAGAAACCTGTGCTGCATTTAGTGGAAGTCGGCAGCCGGGCCTTGGATGCCTATTTAGGGGAAAGTGCCGCCCAGTTTGGCTCTGGTCGTGTTGATCATTTGTCGTTTCGTGGGACGGATTTAGCGCAAATGCAGCAACATCTATGTCGACAAAAGTGTGAGTTTAGGGAGCGGATCGTCCCGGAAATTGGTGAACATCAATTATTTATTGAAGATCCTAACGGCATCACAGTGGAGATGATTTTCCCCTATGCGAGGGATAACGCTGTGGTGGGCGTCGCGATGGAAAGACTCGCGATTCAGCCTGAGGATGAAGTCTAA